A stretch of Deferribacter autotrophicus DNA encodes these proteins:
- a CDS encoding sulfurtransferase TusA family protein: MLTYTLPYTIYEDLAKYEKAVDDFLKGRIEPEKFKGIRVPFGIYEQRKSGTYMVRIRLSGGIITPKQLYVIAELADKYGSEKLHVTTRQDIQIHDVVIENTVYISKGLIECGLSSKGGGGNTVRNIVMSVDAGINPLEPYDITPVVVGLTNDLLKEDDSFNLPRKFKITFSNTYEDSACATISDVGFIARIKEGKKGFKVYVGGGLGRKSRIAELLYDFITINEVYQVVNGVKLLFYKYGNRKNRHSARLRFLYNKLGREEFIKLFEREKEKFELKDYEALYKEERNFLNDIINLKPEEPIDEGFGEWKRNYVKEQKQKGFYTIEIPLKNGDISTEDAKKLAKFLENFGEDVIRFSINQNIHLRNIKGEYLPNVYNIIKQLDTNSDNPRIISDIIACKGADTCQLGICKPRGAVSKIYELISENIELFSALGRIQINISGCPNSCGKHLIGNLGFFGKAKRNDGYLYPAYNVLVGGKVEDGGTKFGEKIGEISAKKMPYFVIEVLKDFAESGLASFQDYLNKFGESRIREILKDFEYVPSFEEDNSFYYDWNSDELFNVNDIGPGECSASMFDLVELYLEQLVKYKKKVKEINGKDKLDLLNEMIFKSVKMLLLLKGYDAESNEQLIKLFDEHYFKTGLVSTKYENIVRLLIDNQSLTTEREDEILEFVDTVKRFYDELDESLNIVTGIDEPKEKDKVSEPEIKVFKDYRGVSCPLNFVRIKVDLAGMKSGDLLEVYLDDGDPIDNVPRSVAMEGHEIIEQKRIDNYWSVVIRKK; the protein is encoded by the coding sequence ATGTTGACATATACTTTACCGTATACAATTTATGAAGATTTGGCAAAATATGAAAAAGCAGTAGATGATTTCCTGAAAGGGAGAATTGAGCCAGAAAAATTTAAAGGAATACGTGTTCCTTTTGGTATATATGAGCAGAGAAAATCTGGAACATACATGGTAAGAATTAGATTATCAGGAGGGATCATTACTCCAAAACAGCTATATGTAATTGCAGAACTTGCAGACAAATATGGTTCTGAAAAGTTACATGTTACTACAAGACAAGATATTCAGATTCATGATGTTGTAATAGAAAATACAGTTTATATTTCTAAGGGACTTATTGAATGTGGATTATCTTCAAAAGGTGGTGGTGGTAATACAGTTAGAAATATTGTGATGAGTGTTGATGCAGGAATTAACCCTTTGGAACCTTATGATATTACTCCAGTTGTTGTGGGTCTTACTAATGATTTGTTAAAAGAGGATGATTCATTTAATTTGCCGAGGAAGTTTAAAATAACTTTTTCCAATACTTATGAAGATTCTGCTTGTGCTACAATTTCTGATGTTGGGTTTATTGCCAGAATAAAAGAAGGTAAAAAAGGGTTTAAAGTTTATGTAGGTGGCGGACTTGGCAGAAAATCAAGGATAGCTGAACTTTTATATGATTTTATTACGATAAATGAGGTTTATCAGGTAGTAAATGGTGTGAAGTTACTTTTTTATAAATACGGAAATAGGAAGAATAGACATTCTGCTCGTTTGAGATTTTTATATAACAAACTTGGAAGAGAAGAATTTATAAAACTATTTGAAAGAGAAAAAGAAAAGTTTGAATTAAAGGATTATGAAGCATTATATAAGGAAGAAAGAAACTTTTTAAATGATATTATTAATTTAAAACCTGAAGAACCTATAGATGAAGGGTTTGGTGAATGGAAACGTAATTATGTAAAAGAGCAAAAGCAAAAAGGATTTTATACAATAGAAATACCTTTAAAAAATGGTGATATAAGTACAGAAGATGCTAAAAAGCTGGCCAAATTTTTAGAAAATTTTGGTGAAGATGTTATAAGGTTTTCAATAAATCAGAATATTCATTTGCGCAATATAAAAGGTGAATATTTACCCAATGTTTATAATATTATCAAACAGCTTGATACAAATTCTGATAATCCACGTATAATTTCTGATATTATTGCATGTAAAGGTGCAGATACATGTCAGCTTGGCATTTGTAAGCCGAGAGGTGCAGTTTCCAAAATTTATGAATTAATTTCAGAGAATATAGAATTGTTTTCTGCTTTAGGTAGAATTCAGATAAATATTTCTGGTTGTCCAAATTCTTGTGGTAAACACCTGATAGGTAACCTCGGATTTTTTGGTAAAGCAAAGCGTAACGATGGATATTTATATCCTGCGTATAATGTGCTTGTTGGTGGCAAAGTTGAAGATGGTGGTACTAAATTTGGCGAGAAAATTGGAGAAATTAGCGCTAAAAAAATGCCTTACTTTGTTATTGAAGTTTTAAAAGATTTTGCAGAATCAGGGTTAGCAAGTTTTCAAGACTATTTAAATAAGTTTGGTGAAAGCCGAATTAGAGAAATTTTGAAAGATTTTGAATATGTTCCTTCATTTGAAGAAGATAACTCTTTTTATTATGATTGGAATTCTGATGAATTGTTCAATGTGAATGATATTGGACCGGGTGAATGTTCTGCAAGTATGTTTGATTTAGTAGAGTTGTATTTAGAACAGCTTGTAAAATATAAAAAGAAAGTAAAAGAAATTAATGGTAAAGACAAGTTAGATTTATTGAATGAAATGATTTTTAAGTCAGTTAAAATGTTACTACTGCTTAAAGGATATGATGCAGAATCTAATGAACAATTGATAAAGCTCTTTGATGAGCATTATTTTAAAACAGGGCTTGTCAGCACAAAATATGAAAATATTGTAAGACTGCTTATTGATAATCAGTCTTTAACAACAGAGCGTGAAGATGAGATTTTGGAGTTTGTTGATACAGTGAAACGTTTTTATGACGAGCTTGATGAAAGTTTAAATATTGTTACTGGAATTGATGAACCAAAAGAGAAGGATAAGGTGTCAGAACCTGAAATTAAGGTGTTTAAGGATTATCGAGGTGTATCATGTCCGTTGAATTTTGTGCGTATAAAAGTGGATTTAGCTGGAATGAAAAGCGGTGATTTACTTGAGGTATATCTGGATGATGGTGATCCAATAGACAATGTTCCAAGATCCGTTGCTATGGAAGGACATGAGATTATAGAACAAAAGAGAATTGATAATTACTGGTCTGTCGTTATTAGGAAAAAGTAA
- the cysD gene encoding sulfate adenylyltransferase subunit CysD has product MITEEKLTHLKLLEYESIHIIREAVAEAENPVMLYSIGKDSSVMLHLAMKAFYPAKPPFPLMHVDTTWKFRDMIDFRDKRAKELGLELIVYVNEEGVQRGINPFIHGSKVHTDIMKTEALKKALNKYKFDVIFGGARRDEEKSRAKERIFSFRDKNHRWDPKNQRPELWNVYNLKKNKGESIRVFPLSNWTELDVWLYIYLENIPVVPLYFAKERPVVEYEGALILVDDDRMPEELRKKAQMKWVRFRTLGCYPLTGAVESRATTLPEIIQEMLLTKYSERQGRLIDFDQVGSMERKKIEGYF; this is encoded by the coding sequence ATGATTACAGAAGAGAAGTTAACGCATTTAAAATTATTAGAATATGAAAGTATTCATATCATCCGTGAAGCGGTTGCAGAGGCAGAAAACCCTGTAATGCTCTATTCTATAGGAAAAGATTCGTCAGTAATGTTACATCTGGCTATGAAGGCTTTTTATCCTGCAAAGCCACCTTTTCCATTGATGCATGTGGATACAACTTGGAAATTTAGAGATATGATAGATTTTAGAGATAAGAGAGCAAAAGAGTTGGGATTAGAATTAATAGTGTATGTTAATGAGGAGGGGGTTCAAAGGGGGATTAACCCGTTTATACATGGTAGTAAGGTTCATACTGATATTATGAAAACAGAGGCTTTGAAAAAGGCTTTAAATAAGTATAAATTTGATGTGATTTTTGGTGGTGCAAGAAGGGATGAAGAAAAATCAAGAGCTAAAGAAAGGATATTTTCTTTTAGAGATAAAAATCACAGATGGGATCCTAAAAATCAGAGACCAGAACTCTGGAATGTATATAATTTGAAGAAAAATAAAGGGGAAAGCATACGGGTATTTCCATTGTCAAACTGGACAGAGCTTGATGTGTGGCTTTATATTTATCTTGAAAATATTCCTGTAGTGCCGCTTTATTTTGCAAAAGAGAGACCTGTGGTGGAGTATGAAGGTGCGCTGATTCTGGTAGATGATGATAGGATGCCAGAAGAATTAAGAAAGAAAGCACAAATGAAATGGGTGAGATTCAGGACATTGGGGTGTTATCCACTTACTGGGGCAGTAGAATCAAGAGCTACTACTTTGCCTGAAATTATACAAGAGATGCTCCTCACAAAATACTCAGAGCGTCAGGGAAGATTGATAGATTTTGACCAGGTGGGGAGTATGGAAAGGAAAAAGATCGAAGGGTATTTTTGA
- a CDS encoding sulfate adenylyltransferase subunit 1 has translation MSEEKLIKDDILEYLHQHEQKELLRFITCGSVDDGKSTLIGRLLYETKMVFEDHLMALKAEAKYKRTEDEIDFSLLVDGLQAEREQGITIDVAYRYFSTEKRKFIIADTPGHEQYTRNMVTGASNADVAVILIDARNGVLTQTKRHTFIVTLLGIKHIIVAINKMDLVGYKQEVYEKIKRDYIEMMRGIGETIGEIVQSSKFKVQGSDNVERRTLNVELTFVPISALKGDNVVKKSENMSWYNGKTLLEYLDTVEVQSSKFKVQSDKGVQGSDNVKRRTLNIEQFRFPVQYVNRPNLDYRGYCGTIVSGSIKVDDEITVLPSRVKTKVKAIVPPAYKEVQGSRFNVQSDREVQSSKFNVQGSDNVEHRTLNVEHTSIARSPMAVTLLTEDEVDISRGDLIVKSNELPEMSDTIDVFIVWMGEEPLVVDKTYDVKRATSYVSGYVDEIYFKINVNTLEKEKDNKLQMNEIAYCRVVLNTEIPFDNYWENRHTGGIIFIDRITNNTVGAGMIIKAASYKQNTLYSEPNRKKYTEFEIELNKLIRKYFPEWNCKKI, from the coding sequence ATGAGTGAAGAAAAGTTGATAAAAGATGACATACTTGAGTATTTGCATCAACACGAACAAAAGGAGCTTTTACGTTTTATCACCTGCGGTAGTGTTGATGATGGAAAGAGTACGCTTATAGGCCGCCTTCTTTATGAGACTAAGATGGTTTTTGAAGACCATCTTATGGCTTTGAAGGCAGAAGCTAAGTATAAAAGGACGGAAGACGAAATAGACTTTTCTCTCTTAGTAGATGGTTTGCAGGCAGAAAGAGAGCAAGGGATAACCATTGATGTAGCCTACAGGTATTTTTCGACAGAAAAGAGGAAATTCATTATTGCAGACACTCCTGGGCATGAACAATATACGAGAAATATGGTAACAGGAGCATCAAACGCAGATGTGGCAGTAATTCTTATTGATGCGCGAAATGGTGTATTAACACAAACTAAGAGACACACGTTTATAGTAACCTTACTTGGTATTAAGCATATAATTGTGGCTATTAACAAAATGGATTTAGTAGGCTACAAGCAGGAAGTCTACGAGAAGATAAAGAGAGATTATATTGAGATGATGAGGGGGATTGGGGAGACGATAGGGGAGATTGTTCAAAGTTCAAAGTTCAAGGTTCAAGGTTCTGATAACGTTGAACGTAGAACATTGAACGTTGAACTTACTTTTGTCCCCATTTCCGCTCTCAAAGGTGACAATGTTGTTAAAAAAAGTGAGAACATGTCCTGGTACAATGGCAAAACCTTACTTGAATACCTAGATACAGTAGAAGTTCAAAGTTCAAAGTTCAAAGTTCAAAGTGATAAAGGAGTTCAAGGTTCTGATAACGTTAAACGTAGAACATTGAACATTGAACAATTTAGATTTCCAGTTCAGTATGTCAATCGTCCGAATTTGGATTACAGGGGATATTGCGGCACAATAGTTTCTGGTAGTATCAAGGTGGATGATGAGATCACGGTTTTACCATCTAGAGTAAAAACAAAAGTTAAAGCAATAGTACCACCAGCATATAAAGAAGTTCAAGGTTCAAGGTTCAACGTTCAAAGTGATAGAGAGGTTCAAAGTTCAAAGTTCAACGTTCAAGGTTCTGATAACGTAGAACATAGAACGTTGAACGTTGAACATACGAGCATAGCTCGTTCTCCGATGGCTGTTACATTACTCACAGAAGATGAAGTTGATATAAGTCGAGGAGATTTGATTGTAAAATCTAATGAGTTGCCTGAGATGAGTGATACTATTGATGTGTTTATTGTGTGGATGGGTGAAGAGCCTTTGGTGGTAGATAAGACTTATGATGTGAAGAGAGCTACTTCTTATGTATCAGGATATGTTGATGAGATATATTTTAAAATAAATGTTAATACATTAGAAAAGGAAAAAGACAATAAACTCCAGATGAATGAAATAGCTTATTGTAGGGTAGTGTTAAATACGGAAATTCCATTTGATAATTACTGGGAAAACAGACATACAGGTGGTATTATATTTATCGATAGAATTACAAATAATACTGTCGGCGCAGGCATGATTATCAAAGCTGCCTCCTATAAACAAAATACTTTATATAGTGAACCGAATAGAAAAAAATATACTGAATTCGAAATTGAACTAAACAAATTAATAAGAAAATATTTCCCTGAATGGAATTGTAAAAAGATATAA
- a CDS encoding transposase — translation MRCPVTNKVHTEVHGICSPRQSYSKFGGELITRYTKYIDNKTASRLLGIPTSILYRIDYNELKKKFSFYKTERLSIGEISFKRGHRYATILFDYDRNKVLRVERGRKIDNAKTALEQINDCNLKVVTVDFWLSYEKAVKELFPRADIVYDYFHLSRILNCKIEEERRDICLYHCPNVSDTGNLRV, via the coding sequence TTGAGATGCCCAGTAACTAATAAAGTTCATACAGAGGTACATGGTATATGTTCTCCACGTCAATCATATTCGAAATTTGGAGGGGAATTAATAACAAGATATACAAAATATATTGATAATAAAACGGCTTCTAGATTACTAGGAATACCTACGTCGATTTTATACAGGATAGATTACAACGAATTGAAAAAGAAGTTTTCTTTTTACAAGACTGAGCGATTGAGTATAGGTGAGATATCATTTAAGCGAGGTCACAGATATGCGACTATATTGTTTGATTATGATCGCAATAAGGTGTTACGGGTTGAACGAGGCAGGAAAATTGATAATGCTAAGACCGCCTTGGAGCAAATAAACGATTGTAATTTAAAGGTAGTCACAGTGGATTTTTGGTTATCTTATGAAAAAGCAGTTAAGGAATTATTTCCCAGGGCAGATATAGTATATGATTATTTTCATCTGAGTAGGATATTAAATTGTAAGATAGAGGAGGAGCGGCGTGATATTTGCCTGTATCACTGTCCGAATGTCAGCGATACAGGCAACTTGAGGGTGTAA
- a CDS encoding exonuclease domain-containing protein: MNYSSEVKEILDTPLNMLTFVVFDIETTGIHPENGDKILEIGAVKLHPDFRFYFISCG, from the coding sequence ATGAACTATAGCTCAGAAGTAAAAGAAATTCTTGACACCCCCTTAAACATGTTAACTTTTGTAGTTTTTGACATAGAAACTACTGGTATTCATCCAGAAAATGGGGATAAAATATTAGAAATCGGTGCAGTAAAACTCCACCCAGATTTTAGGTTCTATTTCATTTCGTGTGGGTAA
- the mnmA gene encoding tRNA 2-thiouridine(34) synthase MnmA, translating to MKKKVIVAMSGGVDSSVAAYLMKEKGYEVIGITLKLFDGQEKLLTDAKRVADFLQIKWEMADYSEYFKDVISYFINTYRKGKTPNPCSFCNKNAKFSFLFNEMQKHDAEMIVTGHYARVVEFNGKKYIAKAFDPKKDQSYYLSLLDEFQVSLLYFPHGETTKEEVRKLAKNIGLSVAEKKDSQEVCFLMGKDYRTFLKEKIKANSFKKGYFLLNGKKIKEHDGIEFYTVGQRRGLKLNYHESLYVKKIDADSGNIYLGKKEEVFYRGVKLENCNFLDQNKRLFRAKAKIRYRMNSAPCQVEVQPDGKAFLLFDEPQFAPTPGQIATIYIDDRVVGGGFIAEVF from the coding sequence ATGAAAAAGAAAGTAATAGTTGCCATGAGTGGTGGGGTAGATAGCTCTGTTGCAGCATACTTAATGAAAGAAAAAGGTTATGAAGTAATAGGTATAACTTTGAAGCTGTTTGACGGTCAGGAAAAACTACTTACAGATGCTAAACGTGTTGCAGATTTTCTTCAGATAAAATGGGAAATGGCTGACTATTCAGAGTATTTTAAAGATGTCATCTCATATTTCATAAACACATACAGAAAAGGTAAAACACCAAACCCATGTTCTTTTTGCAACAAAAACGCCAAATTTTCTTTTCTCTTTAACGAAATGCAAAAGCATGATGCAGAAATGATTGTTACAGGGCACTATGCAAGAGTCGTAGAATTCAATGGTAAAAAGTACATAGCTAAAGCCTTTGATCCTAAAAAAGACCAGTCATATTATCTCAGCCTTCTCGATGAGTTTCAGGTAAGTCTGTTATATTTTCCACACGGTGAAACTACAAAAGAGGAGGTTAGAAAACTTGCCAAAAATATTGGACTGTCAGTGGCAGAGAAAAAGGATAGTCAAGAAGTTTGCTTCTTGATGGGCAAAGATTACAGGACTTTTCTTAAGGAAAAAATAAAAGCAAATAGTTTCAAAAAAGGCTATTTTCTTCTAAATGGTAAAAAGATTAAAGAACATGACGGAATAGAGTTCTACACTGTCGGTCAAAGAAGGGGGTTAAAATTAAACTATCACGAATCCCTATATGTCAAAAAAATAGATGCTGATTCTGGTAATATCTATCTTGGGAAAAAAGAAGAGGTTTTTTATAGAGGTGTTAAATTAGAAAACTGCAATTTTCTTGATCAAAACAAACGCTTATTTAGAGCAAAAGCAAAAATCAGATACAGAATGAATTCCGCTCCCTGTCAGGTTGAAGTTCAGCCAGATGGCAAAGCTTTCTTGTTGTTTGACGAACCACAATTTGCACCGACACCAGGCCAAATAGCAACTATTTACATTGATGATAGGGTAGTTGGAGGAGGATTCATTGCAGAAGTATTTTGA
- a CDS encoding RsmB/NOP family class I SAM-dependent RNA methyltransferase, with protein sequence MSKKELVEIFSFNADVAKMIAESFDDLNVFKSFFKRAPLTIRTNLLKNSRELLYNKLSQKVDLTYTEVSPFGLRLKVRINARQFDEFKKGLYEIQDEASQLISLLIMAKPGDKVVDYCAGTGGKSLALMSVMQNSIKLECYDVDRNKLSILMRRAKVSNCEVKIIKKPKLKFYDWVLIDVPCSGLGSIRRDVDLNLRLGLDADKISTLLQKQRMIMDNAVKFVRKGGHIVYVTCSILKRENEDQVDYFLDKYKNLELIDVKTILDIL encoded by the coding sequence TTGTCGAAAAAAGAACTGGTGGAAATATTTTCTTTTAATGCTGATGTTGCAAAGATGATTGCAGAAAGTTTTGATGATTTAAATGTTTTTAAGTCATTTTTTAAGAGGGCTCCTTTGACAATAAGGACAAATCTTCTGAAAAACAGTAGAGAACTACTGTATAATAAACTGTCTCAAAAGGTTGATTTAACTTACACAGAAGTTAGCCCTTTTGGACTAAGATTAAAAGTAAGGATAAATGCCCGCCAATTTGATGAGTTTAAAAAAGGACTTTATGAAATTCAGGATGAAGCCAGTCAGCTAATTTCTCTGCTTATTATGGCAAAACCTGGTGATAAGGTGGTGGATTACTGTGCAGGCACAGGTGGTAAGAGCCTTGCCCTGATGTCTGTTATGCAAAATTCAATTAAGCTTGAATGCTACGATGTTGATAGAAACAAGTTGAGTATCCTGATGAGAAGGGCGAAAGTGTCTAATTGTGAAGTTAAGATAATAAAGAAGCCAAAGCTGAAATTTTATGACTGGGTGCTTATTGATGTGCCCTGCAGTGGGCTGGGAAGTATCCGCAGAGATGTGGATTTAAATTTGCGACTTGGACTTGATGCTGATAAAATAAGCACTTTGCTGCAAAAGCAGCGGATGATAATGGATAATGCAGTCAAATTTGTGAGAAAAGGTGGGCATATTGTGTATGTGACATGTTCAATATTGAAAAGAGAAAATGAAGATCAGGTAGATTATTTCCTTGATAAGTATAAGAACTTAGAGTTGATTGATGTTAAGACTATTTTAGATATATTGTAG
- a CDS encoding class I SAM-dependent methyltransferase, translating to MEFYKELAKHYNEIFPFEEEIFDFLTDFADKNKTILDIGCATGYYTKALIDNGYKAFGIEYTKHFSFITKNVSIADMKMLPLRKQIFGTIYIIGNTLVHVNNKLEAAKVIRDSLNLLESKGKLIIQIMNYDRIFKEKITELSTIETENLIFKRYYTLSSTESIIFKTVLTIKENKETYIQETQLTPIFYENFTTVADSLNNCYLQFFGDYSKNKYSKYTSPLLIAVFSKL from the coding sequence ATAGAGTTTTACAAAGAATTAGCCAAACATTACAATGAAATATTCCCATTTGAAGAAGAAATATTCGACTTTCTCACCGATTTTGCAGATAAGAATAAAACTATACTGGATATCGGTTGCGCAACAGGATATTACACCAAGGCATTGATTGACAACGGCTACAAAGCCTTCGGTATCGAATACACCAAACACTTCTCTTTTATCACTAAAAACGTATCAATAGCCGACATGAAAATGTTACCTTTAAGAAAACAGATTTTCGGCACAATCTACATAATAGGCAACACTCTTGTGCATGTAAACAACAAGCTTGAAGCCGCAAAAGTTATCAGAGATTCATTAAACCTTCTTGAAAGCAAAGGGAAGCTGATTATACAAATAATGAATTACGATAGAATTTTCAAAGAAAAAATCACAGAGCTTTCTACCATTGAAACCGAAAATCTCATATTTAAAAGATACTATACATTATCAAGCACAGAATCAATCATTTTCAAAACTGTCTTAACAATCAAAGAAAATAAAGAAACCTACATACAGGAAACTCAACTTACTCCAATATTCTACGAAAATTTTACTACTGTAGCAGATAGCCTTAATAACTGTTATCTCCAGTTTTTTGGAGATTACTCTAAAAACAAATACTCTAAATATACAAGCCCTTTACTTATTGCCGTATTTTCAAAACTTTAA